Proteins from a single region of Streptococcus mitis:
- the atpD gene encoding F0F1 ATP synthase subunit beta yields MSSGKIAQVIGPVVDVLFAAGEKLPEINNALVVYKNDERKTKIVLEVALELGDGMVRTIAMESTDGLTRGMEVLDTGRPISVPVGKETLGRVFNVLGDTIDLEAPFTEDAERQPIHKKAPTFDELSTSSEILETGIKVIDLLAPYLKGGKVGLFGGAGVGKTVLIQELIHNIAQEHGGISVFTGVGERTREGNDLYWEMKESGVIEKTAMVFGQMNEPPGARMRVALTGLTIAEYFRDVEGQDVLLFIDNIFRFTQAGSEVSALLGRMPSAVGYQPTLATEMGQLQERITSTKKGSVTSIQAIYVPADDYTDPAPATAFAHLDSTTNLERKLVQLGIYPAVDPLASSSRALAPEIVGEEHYAVAAEVKRVLQRYHELQDIIAILGMDELSDEEKTLVARARRIQFFLSQNFNVAEQFTGQPGSYVPVAETVRGFKEILDGKHDQLPEDAFRGVGSIEDVIAKAEKMGF; encoded by the coding sequence ATGAGTTCAGGTAAAATTGCTCAGGTTATCGGTCCCGTTGTAGACGTCTTGTTTGCAGCAGGGGAAAAACTTCCTGAGATTAACAATGCACTTGTCGTCTACAAAAATGACGAAAGAAAAACAAAAATCGTCCTTGAAGTAGCCTTGGAGTTGGGAGATGGTATGGTCCGTACTATCGCCATGGAATCAACAGATGGTTTGACTCGTGGAATGGAAGTATTGGACACAGGTCGTCCAATCTCTGTACCAGTAGGTAAAGAAACTTTGGGACGTGTCTTCAATGTTTTGGGAGATACCATTGATTTGGAAGCTCCTTTTACAGAAGATGCAGAGCGTCAGCCAATTCATAAAAAAGCTCCAACTTTTGATGAGTTGTCTACCTCTTCTGAAATCCTTGAAACAGGGATTAAGGTTATCGACCTTCTTGCCCCTTACCTTAAAGGTGGTAAGGTTGGACTTTTCGGTGGTGCCGGAGTTGGTAAAACCGTCTTAATCCAAGAATTGATTCACAACATTGCCCAAGAACACGGTGGTATTTCAGTATTTACTGGTGTTGGGGAACGTACTCGTGAGGGTAATGACCTTTACTGGGAAATGAAAGAATCAGGCGTTATCGAGAAAACGGCCATGGTATTTGGTCAGATGAATGAGCCACCAGGAGCACGTATGCGTGTTGCTCTTACTGGTTTGACAATTGCTGAATACTTCCGTGATGTAGAAGGCCAAGACGTGCTTCTCTTTATCGATAATATCTTCCGTTTCACTCAGGCTGGTTCAGAAGTATCTGCCCTTTTGGGTCGTATGCCATCAGCCGTTGGTTACCAACCAACACTTGCTACAGAAATGGGGCAATTGCAAGAACGTATCACATCAACTAAGAAGGGTTCTGTAACCTCTATCCAGGCTATCTATGTGCCAGCGGATGACTATACTGACCCAGCGCCAGCAACAGCCTTCGCTCACTTGGATTCAACAACCAACTTGGAACGTAAGTTGGTACAATTGGGTATCTACCCAGCCGTTGACCCACTTGCTTCAAGCTCACGTGCCTTGGCACCTGAAATCGTTGGAGAAGAGCACTATGCAGTTGCTGCTGAAGTAAAACGTGTCCTTCAACGTTACCATGAATTGCAAGATATCATTGCTATCCTTGGTATGGATGAACTTTCTGATGAAGAAAAGACCTTGGTTGCTCGTGCCCGTCGTATCCAGTTCTTCTTGTCACAAAATTTCAACGTTGCGGAACAATTTACTGGTCAGCCTGGTTCTTATGTTCCAGTTGCTGAAACTGTACGTGGCTTTAAGGAAATCCTTGATGGTAAACATGACCAGTTACCAGAAGATGCCTTCCGTGGTGTAGGTTCTATCGAAGATGTGATTGCAAAAGCTGAAAAAATGGGATTTTAA
- a CDS encoding F0F1 ATP synthase subunit epsilon, which produces MAQLTVQIVTPDGLVYDHHASFVSVRTLDGEMGILPRHENMIAVLAVDEVKVKRVDDENHVNWIAVNGGVIEVANGVVTIVADSAERARDIDVSRAERAKLRAEREIEEAQDKHLIDQERRAKIALQRAINRINVGNRL; this is translated from the coding sequence ATGGCTCAGTTAACTGTCCAGATCGTGACACCAGATGGTCTCGTCTATGATCACCATGCCAGCTTTGTATCAGTTCGAACTCTGGATGGTGAGATGGGAATCTTGCCACGACATGAAAATATGATTGCAGTCTTAGCAGTTGATGAGGTTAAGGTTAAACGTGTAGATGATGAAAATCACGTGAACTGGATTGCAGTAAACGGAGGTGTTATCGAAGTTGCCAATGGCGTTGTCACAATTGTTGCTGACTCTGCAGAACGTGCTCGTGATATCGACGTTAGTCGTGCAGAACGTGCCAAGCTTCGAGCAGAGCGTGAAATTGAAGAAGCACAAGACAAACACTTGATTGACCAAGAACGTCGTGCGAAGATTGCACTGCAACGTGCCATTAACCGTATTAATGTCGGAAATAGACTATAA
- the ccdA2 gene encoding thiol-disulfide oxidoreductase-associated membrane protein CcdA2, producing METIVFSISVFLAGILSFFSPCIFPLLPVYTGILLDDQESAKSFSLFGRKVAWSGLIRTLCFIAGISLIFFILGFGAGYFGNILYANWFRYTMGTIIIILGLHQMEIFHFKKLEVQKSFTFKKSDSNRYWSAFLLGITFSFGWTPCIGPVLSSVLALAASGGNGAWQGAIYTLIYTLGMAIPFLVLALASGVVMPYFSKIKRHMMLLKKIGGFLIILMGILLLLGQVNVLAGIFE from the coding sequence TTGGAAACGATAGTATTTTCAATCTCCGTTTTTTTAGCAGGGATCTTGTCCTTCTTTTCCCCTTGCATTTTTCCTCTGTTACCTGTTTATACTGGAATTTTATTGGATGATCAGGAAAGTGCAAAAAGCTTCTCTCTGTTTGGAAGAAAAGTCGCTTGGTCAGGCTTGATTCGAACGCTGTGCTTTATTGCAGGTATTTCTCTCATTTTCTTTATCTTAGGATTTGGTGCGGGTTACTTTGGTAATATTCTCTATGCCAATTGGTTTCGCTATACCATGGGAACGATTATTATCATTTTAGGTTTACACCAGATGGAAATTTTTCATTTTAAGAAATTAGAGGTTCAAAAAAGCTTTACCTTTAAAAAATCAGATTCTAATCGTTATTGGTCAGCTTTTTTACTTGGTATTACCTTCAGCTTTGGTTGGACGCCTTGTATTGGTCCAGTTTTAAGTTCTGTTTTAGCACTTGCGGCTTCTGGAGGCAATGGCGCTTGGCAAGGAGCGATTTATACCTTGATTTACACTCTTGGGATGGCCATTCCTTTCTTGGTCTTGGCCTTAGCTTCAGGCGTAGTGATGCCTTATTTTAGTAAAATCAAGCGTCATATGATGCTACTAAAGAAAATTGGTGGTTTCCTCATTATTTTAATGGGAATTTTGTTACTATTAGGACAAGTAAATGTTCTAGCTGGTATTTTTGAATAA
- the sdbB gene encoding thiol-disulfide oxidoreductase-associated lipoprotein SdbB, which yields MKKVMFAGLSLLSLVVLMACGEEETKKTQAPEQSPKQHQQTTVQQIAVGKEAPDFTLQSMDGKEVKLSDFKGKKVYLKFWASWCGPCKKSMPELMELAAKQDRDFEILSVIAPGIQGEKTVEQFPQWFQDQGYKDIPVLYDTKGTTFQAYQIRSIPTEYLIDSQGKIGKIQFGVISNEDAEAAFKEMN from the coding sequence ATGAAAAAAGTAATGTTTGCTGGCTTAAGCCTCTTGTCATTAGTAGTATTGATGGCCTGTGGCGAGGAAGAGACTAAAAAGACTCAAGCACCAGAACAATCCCCAAAACAACACCAACAAACGACTGTACAACAAATTGCTGTTGGGAAAGAGGCCCCAGACTTTACATTGCAATCAATGGATGGCAAAGAAGTCAAGTTATCTGATTTTAAGGGAAAAAAAGTCTACTTGAAGTTTTGGGCTTCATGGTGTGGCCCATGTAAGAAAAGTATGCCAGAGTTGATGGAATTAGCTGCGAAACAAGATCGTGATTTCGAAATTCTTAGTGTCATTGCACCAGGAATTCAAGGTGAAAAAACTGTCGAGCAATTTCCACAATGGTTCCAAGATCAAGGATATAAAGATATCCCAGTACTTTATGACACAAAAGGAACCACCTTCCAAGCTTATCAAATTCGAAGCATTCCTACAGAATACCTGATTGATAGTCAAGGAAAGATTGGAAAGATTCAATTTGGTGTCATCAGCAACGAGGATGCAGAAGCAGCCTTTAAAGAAATGAACTAG
- the pbp3 gene encoding D-alanyl-D-alanine carboxypeptidase PBP3: MKKIFLTLLSLSVIGSASTVAAQDFNIAAKHAIAVEANTGKILYEKDATQPVEIASITKLITVYLVYEALENGSITLSTPVDISDYPYKLTTNSEASNVPMEARNYTVEQLLEATLVSSANSAAIALAEKIAGSEKDFVDMMRAKLLEWGISDATVVNTTGLNNESLGDNIYPGSKKDEENKLSAYDVAIVARNLIKKYPQVLEITKKPSSTFAGMTITSTNYMLEGMPAYRGGFDGLKTGTTDKAGESFVGTTVEKGMRVITVVLNADHQDNNPYARFTATSSLIDYISSTFTLRKIVQKGDAYQDSKVPVQDGKEDTVTAVAKDDISLIERIGNQSSQSVQFTPDSKAILAPLEAGTMVGHLTYEDNDLIGQGYITTERPSFEMVAEKKVEKAFFLKVWWNQFIRFINEKL; encoded by the coding sequence ATGAAAAAAATATTTTTAACTCTTTTAAGCCTTTCCGTTATTGGCTCAGCATCTACTGTTGCTGCTCAAGATTTTAATATTGCTGCCAAACATGCAATTGCTGTTGAGGCAAATACTGGTAAAATTCTCTATGAGAAAGATGCAACCCAGCCAGTTGAAATTGCTTCAATCACAAAGTTAATTACTGTTTATCTTGTCTATGAAGCCTTGGAAAACGGCAGTATTACACTATCAACTCCGGTAGATATTTCTGATTATCCTTACAAATTAACGACAAATTCTGAAGCGAGTAACGTTCCTATGGAAGCTCGTAATTATACCGTCGAACAACTACTTGAGGCAACCCTGGTATCTAGCGCCAACAGTGCGGCTATTGCGCTAGCTGAGAAAATTGCAGGCTCAGAAAAAGATTTCGTCGATATGATGCGGGCAAAACTCTTGGAATGGGGAATTTCGGATGCAACTGTTGTCAATACGACGGGGCTTAACAATGAGAGTCTAGGTGACAACATTTACCCAGGCTCTAAAAAAGATGAGGAAAATAAGCTCAGTGCTTATGATGTCGCTATCGTTGCTCGCAACCTCATCAAAAAATACCCACAAGTCTTAGAAATCACGAAAAAACCTTCTTCTACTTTTGCTGGAATGACAATCACTTCTACCAATTACATGTTAGAGGGTATGCCTGCTTATCGCGGTGGTTTTGATGGATTAAAAACAGGGACCACAGATAAGGCTGGAGAGTCTTTTGTTGGTACTACTGTCGAAAAAGGCATGAGGGTTATCACAGTTGTTTTGAATGCGGATCATCAAGACAATAATCCTTACGCTCGCTTCACAGCTACATCTTCACTAATAGATTATATCTCTTCTACATTCACACTTCGCAAAATCGTTCAGAAAGGTGATGCCTATCAAGATAGCAAAGTCCCTGTACAAGACGGAAAAGAAGATACAGTCACTGCTGTTGCCAAAGATGATATCTCTCTAATTGAACGCATTGGGAATCAATCTTCTCAATCTGTTCAATTCACACCTGATTCTAAAGCAATCCTAGCACCACTTGAAGCTGGAACAATGGTTGGCCATTTAACTTATGAAGACAATGATTTGATTGGTCAAGGTTACATCACTACAGAACGTCCTAGTTTTGAAATGGTAGCAGAAAAGAAAGTTGAAAAAGCCTTCTTCTTAAAAGTTTGGTGGAATCAGTTTATCCGCTTTATCAACGAGAAGCTATGA
- a CDS encoding AI-2E family transporter, with product MFRKNKLFFWTSEILLLTIIFYLWRQMGAIITPFVSVANTIMIPFLLGGFLYYLTNPIVNFLQKYFKINRIIGILLTLCTLVWGLVIGVVYLLPILINQLTSLIATSQTIYSRLQDLIVDLSTYPAFQNLDIQATIQQLNLSYVDILQNILNSVTNSVGSVLSALFSTVLIIIMTPVFLIYFLLDGNKFLPMLERTVLKRDKLHIAGLLKNLNATIARYISGVAIDAIIIGCLAFIGYSIIGLKYALVFAIFSGLANLIPYVGPSIGLIPMIIANVFTDPHRMLIAVVYMLIIQQVDGNILYPRIVGGVMKVHPITILVLLLLSSNIYGVIGMIVAVPTYSILKEISKFLSRLYENHKIMKERERELAK from the coding sequence ATGTTTCGTAAGAATAAATTATTTTTTTGGACCAGTGAGATTTTACTATTAACCATCATCTTCTATTTATGGAGACAGATGGGAGCGATTATTACACCTTTTGTAAGCGTTGCAAACACTATAATGATTCCCTTTCTTTTAGGTGGTTTTTTATATTATTTGACCAATCCTATTGTAAATTTTTTACAAAAGTATTTCAAAATTAACCGTATCATTGGTATTTTACTAACCTTGTGTACCTTGGTCTGGGGGCTAGTTATTGGGGTAGTCTATCTTTTACCGATTTTGATTAATCAGTTGACCAGTTTGATAGCAACAAGTCAGACAATTTATAGTCGTTTGCAAGATTTGATTGTGGATTTATCTACTTATCCAGCCTTTCAAAATTTAGATATTCAAGCGACAATTCAACAATTAAATCTATCCTATGTAGATATTCTACAAAATATCTTAAATAGTGTGACGAATAGTGTTGGAAGTGTCTTATCTGCGCTCTTTAGTACTGTTTTGATTATTATCATGACCCCTGTGTTCTTAATTTATTTTTTGTTAGACGGTAACAAGTTCTTGCCGATGCTTGAACGTACTGTTTTAAAGAGAGATAAGCTACATATTGCAGGCCTATTAAAGAATTTGAATGCGACAATTGCTCGCTATATTAGTGGAGTTGCAATTGATGCGATTATTATTGGGTGTTTGGCCTTTATTGGATATAGTATTATTGGTTTAAAATATGCTTTGGTCTTCGCCATCTTTTCAGGATTAGCCAATCTCATTCCTTATGTGGGACCAAGTATTGGCTTGATTCCAATGATTATCGCTAATGTCTTTACTGATCCTCATAGAATGCTGATTGCAGTTGTTTATATGCTAATTATTCAACAAGTGGATGGAAATATTCTCTACCCTCGAATCGTTGGTGGGGTAATGAAGGTTCATCCAATTACGATTTTAGTATTACTTTTGTTATCAAGTAATATCTATGGTGTCATTGGTATGATTGTCGCTGTACCAACCTATTCTATCTTGAAAGAAATTTCTAAGTTCTTATCTCGCTTGTATGAAAATCACAAAATAATGAAAGAACGAGAAAGAGAATTAGCCAAGTAA